Proteins from a single region of Desulfolutivibrio sulfoxidireducens:
- the alr gene encoding alanine racemase — protein MTIPFNSLRARIRVPNIVSNYRRLCRPGGETIPVIKADAYGHGLVPVARALSKAGAATFAVGSVEEAVALRASGVPGRILSLLGPIDADQCQALWRGDVIPFVHHPDQLRLLADVSRNMDRPLGVALKCDTGMRRLGFTRGDAAEAARIIAATPGLNLAMLSSHLATADDPGDFDYVEAQIQEFTAIRGQLLALGLSFQTNLANSAAVLAHPEAHFDSRRVGISLYGGNPFQGTPLAHLGQGLVPAMEVATRIVSVHDLAAGQSVSYGRTFTAPTDTRIAVVAAGYADAYGRSLSNSGFMYLRGVRVPIRGRVCMQLTAVEVSEVPDVRPGEEILLLGGQGENAITPDDLAEWWGTISYEVLCLLGLNPREYVE, from the coding sequence ATGACCATTCCCTTCAATTCCCTGCGCGCCCGCATCCGGGTCCCAAATATCGTGTCCAACTACCGGCGGCTGTGTCGTCCCGGCGGCGAGACCATCCCGGTGATCAAGGCCGACGCCTACGGTCACGGCCTGGTTCCCGTGGCCCGGGCCCTGTCCAAGGCCGGGGCGGCCACCTTCGCCGTGGGCTCAGTGGAGGAGGCCGTTGCCCTGCGTGCCTCCGGCGTCCCAGGTCGCATCCTCTCCCTGCTCGGTCCCATCGACGCCGATCAGTGTCAGGCCCTGTGGCGCGGCGATGTCATCCCCTTCGTGCATCACCCGGATCAACTGCGCCTTCTGGCCGACGTCTCCCGGAACATGGACAGGCCTCTTGGCGTGGCCCTCAAATGCGACACGGGCATGCGTCGCCTGGGATTCACCCGCGGGGACGCGGCCGAGGCCGCACGGATCATCGCCGCAACTCCGGGTCTGAACCTGGCCATGCTCAGTTCCCACCTGGCCACAGCCGACGACCCCGGGGATTTCGACTATGTGGAGGCCCAGATCCAGGAATTCACCGCCATCCGGGGGCAACTCCTGGCGCTCGGACTTTCCTTTCAAACCAACCTGGCCAACTCCGCCGCCGTCCTGGCCCATCCCGAGGCCCACTTCGATTCCCGGCGCGTCGGCATCTCCCTCTACGGCGGCAATCCCTTCCAGGGGACGCCCCTGGCCCACCTGGGACAGGGGCTTGTTCCGGCCATGGAGGTGGCCACGCGTATCGTGTCCGTGCACGACCTGGCCGCCGGACAGTCCGTGAGCTACGGCCGGACCTTCACCGCGCCCACGGATACGCGCATCGCTGTGGTGGCCGCCGGATACGCCGATGCCTACGGGCGAAGCCTCTCCAATTCGGGATTCATGTACCTGCGCGGCGTCCGCGTTCCCATCCGCGGCCGGGTATGCATGCAGTTGACCGCCGTGGAGGTTTCCGAGGTTCCGGACGTCAGGCCCGGCGAGGAAATCCTGCTTCTGGGCGGTCAGGGCGAAAACGCCATCACCCCCGACGATCTGGCCGAATGGTGGGGGACCATCTCCTACGAGGTTTTGTGTCTGCTGGGCCTTAATCCCCGCGAATACGTTGAGTAG
- a CDS encoding GNAT family N-acetyltransferase has protein sequence MNEKSPSLQLVEISPLDSPLELLLLADPSKDNIMSYLGRSRCFAACSDHAIVGICIVSQVSDKTHEIMNIAVKPSRQNKGIGTALLRHVISIYRHEGAHRLDVGTGTFGYQLAFYQRQGFRVSRIDTDFFLKNYPEPLFENGIQLKDMLRLTLALQHDQTLR, from the coding sequence ATGAACGAAAAGAGCCCCTCTCTGCAACTCGTGGAAATCTCCCCCTTGGATTCCCCTCTCGAGCTTCTGCTTCTGGCAGACCCCTCTAAAGACAACATTATGAGCTACCTGGGACGATCAAGGTGCTTCGCCGCCTGTTCGGATCACGCCATTGTCGGGATATGCATCGTCAGTCAGGTTTCGGACAAAACACATGAGATCATGAATATCGCCGTAAAACCATCCCGCCAAAACAAAGGCATCGGAACGGCGCTCCTCAGGCATGTCATTTCGATTTACAGGCACGAAGGCGCACATCGCCTTGATGTCGGCACGGGAACGTTTGGTTATCAACTGGCCTTTTATCAGCGCCAAGGATTCAGAGTCTCGCGTATCGACACGGATTTTTTTCTCAAGAACTACCCGGAACCCCTTTTCGAGAATGGAATCCAACTCAAGGACATGCTGCGACTTACCCTTGCGTTGCAGCACGATCAGACACTGCGTTAA
- a CDS encoding TIGR00730 family Rossman fold protein has protein sequence MRSICVFCGSNPGGDPVYLDTAKALGEYLAREGLTMVYGGASVGLMGAAATACLSAGGQVVGVLPDFLERKELAHTGLTRLHVVPTMHERKALMADLSDGFIALPGGMGTLEEFCEIVTWAQLGLHRKPCGLLNVTRFYDPLLALVGRMVADRFVRQAHAGIVLAADTPFDLLALMRAYTPVQAPKWIDRDKS, from the coding sequence ATGCGCAGCATCTGCGTCTTTTGCGGCTCGAATCCCGGAGGCGATCCGGTCTATCTCGATACGGCCAAGGCCCTGGGCGAATATCTGGCCCGGGAAGGCCTGACCATGGTCTACGGCGGCGCGTCCGTGGGCCTTATGGGCGCGGCGGCCACGGCCTGCCTGTCCGCCGGAGGCCAGGTGGTGGGCGTCCTGCCGGATTTCCTCGAGCGCAAGGAACTGGCCCATACCGGCCTGACACGGCTGCACGTGGTGCCCACCATGCACGAACGCAAGGCGCTCATGGCCGACCTGTCGGACGGCTTCATCGCCCTTCCCGGCGGCATGGGCACCCTTGAGGAGTTCTGCGAGATCGTCACCTGGGCCCAGCTTGGACTGCACCGCAAGCCCTGCGGCCTGCTCAACGTCACCCGTTTTTACGATCCCCTGCTGGCCCTGGTCGGGCGCATGGTCGCGGACCGCTTCGTGCGCCAGGCCCATGCCGGCATCGTCCTGGCCGCCGACACCCCTTTCGACCTCCTGGCCCTGATGCGCGCCTACACGCCCGTCCAGGCCCCCAAGTGGATCGACCGCGACAAAAGTTGA
- the uvrB gene encoding excinuclease ABC subunit UvrB yields the protein MSSLFRLKSPFEPKGDQPQAIAELAANLDAGVANQVLLGATGTGKTFTMAQVVARCGCPALVMAPNKTLAAQLYNEFKSLFPDNAVEYFVSYYDYYQPEAYLPRTDTYIEKDSSINDDIDKLRHAATHSLLTRRDVLIVASVSCIYGLGSRDYYERMVLPLAAGEEVSMDRVLSRLVEIQYERNEIDFHRGTFRVRGDVVEIIPAYSRDTALRLEFFGDELESILETDPLTGEVLGSLRRTIIFPASHYVSDRDNLHRAASDIREELRLRLVEFKAGNRLVEAQRLEQRTLQDLEMIEELGYCTGIENYSRHLDGRAAGQPPYTLLDYFPNDFITFIDESHITVPQIGGMYSGDRSRKQTLVDYGFRLPSALDNRPLNFEEFLTRVGRMVFVSATPGPWEIERSQGVVVEQIIRPTGLVDPQVEVRPTKGQVDDLLAECRARMLAGERVLVTTLTKRMAEDLTDYLNAMGATARYLHSDIDTLERMAIIQALRQGEFAVLVGINLLREGLDIPEVSLVAVLDADKEGFLRSARSLVQTFGRAARNVSGRVILYADAVTGSMTAAMEETRRRRERQEAHNLAMGITPATVRKDLENVLDSLYSQIREETAQAARLVAAEDPDDYGVTPASMKKTIRRLEREMREAAKELAFERAALLRDRIAALREKLLSLGEA from the coding sequence ATGTCCAGTCTTTTCCGGCTCAAAAGCCCGTTCGAACCCAAGGGGGACCAGCCCCAGGCCATTGCCGAACTGGCCGCCAACCTGGACGCCGGGGTGGCCAACCAGGTGCTTCTGGGGGCCACGGGTACGGGCAAGACCTTCACCATGGCCCAGGTTGTGGCCCGGTGCGGGTGTCCGGCCCTGGTCATGGCCCCGAACAAGACCCTGGCCGCCCAGCTTTACAACGAGTTCAAGTCCCTTTTCCCGGACAACGCCGTGGAGTATTTCGTCAGCTATTACGACTATTACCAGCCCGAGGCGTATCTGCCCCGGACCGACACCTACATCGAGAAGGACTCGTCCATAAACGACGACATCGATAAATTGCGCCACGCCGCCACCCATTCCCTGCTCACCCGGCGCGACGTGCTCATCGTGGCCTCGGTGTCCTGCATCTACGGCCTGGGATCAAGGGACTACTACGAGAGGATGGTCCTGCCGCTCGCGGCCGGGGAGGAAGTCTCCATGGACCGGGTGCTGTCCCGGCTGGTGGAGATCCAGTACGAGCGCAACGAGATCGATTTCCACCGGGGCACGTTCCGGGTGCGCGGCGACGTGGTGGAGATCATTCCCGCGTATAGCCGGGATACGGCCCTGCGCCTGGAATTTTTCGGGGACGAACTGGAGAGCATCCTGGAGACCGATCCCCTGACCGGGGAGGTCCTGGGTTCGTTGCGGCGGACCATTATTTTCCCGGCCAGTCATTACGTCTCGGACCGCGACAATCTGCATCGCGCCGCCTCGGACATCCGGGAGGAACTGCGGCTGCGGCTTGTGGAGTTCAAGGCCGGAAACCGGCTTGTCGAGGCCCAGCGCCTGGAGCAGAGGACCCTCCAGGACCTGGAGATGATCGAGGAACTGGGCTACTGCACCGGCATCGAAAACTATTCGCGGCACCTGGACGGCCGGGCCGCCGGCCAGCCGCCGTACACCCTGCTGGACTATTTTCCGAACGATTTCATCACGTTCATCGACGAATCCCATATCACCGTGCCCCAGATCGGGGGCATGTACAGCGGCGACCGCTCGCGCAAGCAGACCCTGGTGGACTACGGCTTCCGGCTGCCCTCGGCCCTGGACAACCGGCCGCTCAATTTCGAGGAATTTCTGACCCGGGTGGGGCGGATGGTGTTCGTCTCGGCCACCCCCGGACCGTGGGAGATCGAGCGCTCCCAGGGCGTGGTGGTGGAGCAGATCATCCGGCCCACGGGCCTGGTGGACCCCCAGGTGGAGGTCCGGCCCACCAAGGGACAGGTGGACGATCTTTTGGCCGAATGCCGGGCGCGCATGCTGGCCGGCGAGCGCGTCCTGGTGACCACCCTGACCAAACGCATGGCCGAGGACCTGACCGATTATCTGAACGCCATGGGGGCCACGGCCCGCTACCTGCATTCGGATATCGACACCCTGGAGCGGATGGCCATCATCCAGGCCCTGCGCCAGGGGGAATTCGCGGTGCTTGTGGGCATAAACCTCCTGCGCGAGGGCCTGGACATTCCCGAGGTGTCCCTGGTGGCCGTCCTGGACGCGGACAAGGAGGGGTTTTTACGCTCCGCGCGGTCATTGGTGCAGACCTTCGGCCGGGCGGCCAGAAACGTCTCGGGTCGGGTGATCCTGTACGCCGACGCGGTGACCGGCTCCATGACCGCGGCCATGGAGGAGACCCGCCGCCGCCGGGAGAGGCAGGAGGCGCATAATCTGGCCATGGGCATCACCCCCGCGACCGTGCGCAAGGACCTGGAAAACGTCCTGGATTCCCTGTACAGCCAGATTCGCGAGGAGACGGCCCAGGCGGCCAGGCTTGTGGCCGCCGAGGACCCGGACGACTACGGCGTGACCCCGGCGTCCATGAAAAAGACCATCCGCCGCCTGGAACGGGAGATGCGCGAGGCGGCCAAGGAACTGGCCTTCGAGCGGGCCGCCTTGCTTCGCGACCGCATCGCGGCCCTTCGGGAAAAGCTTTTGAGCCTGGGAGAGGCATGA
- a CDS encoding potassium channel family protein: MNAIKLHGRFLSLQHRLGGFWPIVIGFVIMFGVMVMGVAAYMTIEGWPFFDSLYQVIITLSTVGFQEVNPLSEQGRAATMLLIVCGVGSFAYLVGSFTQVLIEGRLQKIFGRRRVQKAIDKLSGHIIVCGCGRIGAIVTEKIMAEGQRVVVIEKDLEVVRELEEKGILHLAGDATDDEMLLGAGIERAKSLVAALHQEAANVYVTLTARQINAGLFIVARADSPPHIPKLKRAGADQVLIPHLFGGVRMAQSVLRPTVTSFLELALSRSDIDLQMEELRIEADSEVVNQNLIESKIRPRFDLIVIGIKKSSGEMVFNPQPQAVLEAGDTMILVGKRDDLDRLRAIL, from the coding sequence ATGAACGCCATCAAGCTGCACGGTCGTTTTTTGAGCCTGCAACATCGCCTTGGGGGATTCTGGCCGATCGTCATCGGTTTTGTGATCATGTTCGGGGTCATGGTCATGGGCGTGGCCGCGTACATGACCATCGAGGGCTGGCCATTTTTCGACAGTCTCTATCAGGTGATCATCACCCTCTCCACAGTGGGTTTCCAGGAGGTCAACCCGCTCTCCGAACAGGGCCGGGCGGCCACCATGCTGCTGATCGTCTGCGGGGTGGGCAGCTTCGCCTATCTGGTGGGGTCGTTCACCCAGGTGCTCATCGAGGGACGGCTGCAAAAAATTTTCGGGAGGCGGCGGGTGCAAAAGGCCATCGACAAATTGTCCGGGCACATCATCGTCTGCGGCTGCGGCCGTATCGGGGCCATCGTGACCGAAAAGATCATGGCCGAGGGCCAGCGCGTGGTGGTCATCGAAAAAGATCTCGAGGTGGTGAGGGAGTTGGAGGAAAAGGGCATCCTGCATCTGGCCGGGGACGCCACGGACGACGAGATGCTTCTCGGGGCCGGAATCGAACGGGCCAAATCCCTGGTGGCCGCCCTGCACCAGGAGGCGGCCAACGTCTATGTGACCCTGACGGCAAGGCAGATCAACGCTGGGCTTTTTATCGTGGCCCGGGCGGATTCGCCTCCGCACATCCCCAAGCTCAAGCGGGCCGGGGCCGATCAGGTGCTCATCCCGCACCTGTTCGGCGGGGTGCGCATGGCCCAATCCGTGCTTCGGCCCACGGTGACCAGCTTTCTGGAGTTGGCCCTGAGCCGGAGCGACATCGACCTGCAGATGGAGGAACTGAGGATCGAGGCCGACTCGGAGGTCGTGAACCAGAATCTTATTGAATCGAAGATTCGGCCCCGCTTCGATCTCATTGTTATCGGCATCAAGAAATCCAGCGGGGAGATGGTCTTCAATCCCCAGCCCCAGGCCGTGCTGGAGGCCGGGGACACCATGATCCTGGTGGGCAAGAGGGATGATCTGGACCGGCTGCGGGCCATTTTGTAG
- a CDS encoding DUF3431 domain-containing protein → MTAQENSRIECVVARYTEDVSWTRALACPVLVYDKSGAPGPLALPNIGRETHTYLTHIVRRYPEFPDYTVFVQADPFPHLPEGMDAAGLWERIVQNVRLGVSFAGLAWFKLRCDRLGRPHDMAGSEKEGKWAGLSRDIPVGDVYAALFPGPVPEIFLTPAPAGLFMVARERILARPLGLYRAALALVEADPEDARNTGHAFERLWNVIFNGNRDLNRPEWAD, encoded by the coding sequence GTGACGGCGCAGGAGAATTCCCGGATCGAATGCGTGGTGGCCCGCTACACTGAGGATGTGTCCTGGACCCGGGCCTTGGCCTGCCCTGTGCTGGTCTATGACAAGTCCGGTGCGCCGGGGCCGCTGGCCCTGCCGAACATCGGCCGGGAAACGCACACCTATCTGACCCATATTGTTCGACGCTACCCGGAGTTTCCCGATTATACGGTTTTTGTGCAGGCCGATCCCTTCCCCCATCTGCCCGAGGGTATGGATGCGGCCGGGTTGTGGGAACGCATCGTCCAGAACGTCCGGCTCGGCGTGTCCTTCGCCGGGCTGGCCTGGTTCAAGCTCAGATGCGACCGGCTGGGGCGGCCCCACGACATGGCTGGCTCGGAGAAAGAGGGCAAATGGGCGGGATTGAGCCGGGACATCCCCGTGGGGGATGTGTACGCCGCGCTTTTCCCCGGCCCCGTGCCCGAGATCTTTCTGACGCCGGCCCCGGCGGGCCTGTTCATGGTGGCCCGGGAACGCATTCTGGCCAGGCCGTTGGGCTTGTACCGGGCGGCGTTGGCCCTGGTGGAGGCTGATCCCGAGGACGCGCGAAACACCGGGCACGCCTTCGAGCGGCTGTGGAACGTGATTTTCAATGGAAACAGGGACCTCAACCGGCCCGAATGGGCCGACTGA
- the ligA gene encoding NAD-dependent DNA ligase LigA — protein sequence MADDFDPAIRARQLRDFIRHHDYRYYVLDDPEISDADYDALFRELAAIEASHPELDDSASPTKRVGGAPAEGFVSRPHRQRMYSLDNAMSREEWEAFLERARNALARQGGKLPGTFFVDPKFDGLALEVIYENGRFVAALTRGDGVTGEDVTENLRTVRNLPLSLTPHAAAAGLPVPRLLEVRGEVVITRQHFYELNEARRAAGEKIFANPRNAAAGSVRQLDPKVTAARPLRFFAYATGAVDSPDSGPPWTTHAAMMRALGLYGFSVARQGRTCRTSEVYPFFQELGKMRLDLPFEIDGAVVKCDDLAVQAELGFTDRAPRFAVALKFPAHEAETILRKIEVQVGRTRVITPVAILEPVSLAGVTVSRATLHNEDEIAAKDLREGDTVVVRRAGDVIPEVVRAIEEKRPPEGRRPYIFPPDCPSCHTPSVRLPGEAARRCVNPDCPGVRLRGIVYFVSKAGLDIEGVGGRWIEILVDRGLLRSPADLFTLTREQLLELPRMKETLASKFVASIAKARDTATLERCIAALGIPLVGSRTARTLAGRYRDLGALSEAGEEELTELSDIGPEVARSIREFFTTPENQELLNRFREIGLWPRGEPKKATTQAGHLAGKRFLFTGELPGMPRHEAQALLEAAGGIVVSAVSKKLDYLVAGDKPGSKLQKARDLGVTVIGPGEFVDLLRPRRGGNVSVQASLF from the coding sequence GTGGCCGACGACTTTGATCCCGCAATCCGGGCGCGCCAGCTTCGCGACTTCATCCGGCATCACGACTACCGCTATTACGTCCTGGACGATCCGGAAATAAGCGACGCCGACTACGACGCCCTGTTTCGCGAACTGGCGGCCATCGAGGCCAGCCATCCCGAACTGGACGATTCCGCCTCGCCCACCAAACGGGTGGGGGGCGCGCCGGCCGAGGGCTTTGTCTCCAGGCCCCACCGCCAGCGCATGTACAGCCTGGACAACGCCATGAGCCGGGAGGAATGGGAGGCCTTTCTGGAGCGGGCGCGCAACGCCCTGGCCAGGCAGGGGGGGAAGCTGCCCGGGACCTTCTTTGTCGATCCCAAATTCGACGGGCTGGCCCTGGAGGTCATCTATGAAAACGGGCGCTTCGTAGCGGCCCTCACCCGGGGTGACGGCGTAACCGGCGAGGATGTGACCGAAAACCTGCGCACCGTGCGCAATTTGCCCCTGTCCCTTACCCCCCATGCGGCCGCGGCCGGACTTCCGGTCCCGCGCCTTCTGGAGGTGCGCGGCGAGGTGGTCATCACCCGCCAGCATTTCTATGAGCTCAATGAAGCCCGCCGGGCCGCCGGGGAAAAGATCTTCGCCAACCCCAGAAACGCCGCGGCCGGGTCCGTGCGCCAACTCGATCCCAAGGTTACGGCCGCCCGTCCCTTGCGCTTTTTCGCCTATGCCACGGGAGCCGTGGACTCTCCGGATTCCGGGCCGCCCTGGACAACCCATGCGGCCATGATGCGCGCCCTTGGTCTGTACGGCTTTTCCGTGGCCAGACAGGGCCGGACCTGCCGGACCTCCGAGGTCTATCCCTTTTTCCAGGAGCTTGGGAAAATGCGCCTGGATCTGCCGTTCGAGATCGACGGGGCCGTGGTCAAGTGCGACGATCTGGCGGTGCAGGCCGAACTGGGTTTTACCGACCGCGCCCCGCGTTTCGCCGTGGCCCTGAAATTTCCGGCCCATGAGGCCGAGACCATCCTGCGAAAGATCGAGGTCCAGGTGGGCCGCACCCGGGTCATCACCCCGGTGGCCATCCTCGAACCCGTGTCCCTGGCCGGGGTGACCGTGTCCCGGGCCACGCTGCACAACGAGGACGAGATCGCGGCCAAGGACCTGCGCGAGGGGGACACCGTGGTGGTGCGCCGGGCCGGGGACGTGATCCCCGAGGTGGTCCGGGCCATTGAGGAAAAACGGCCCCCCGAAGGCCGCAGGCCCTATATCTTCCCACCGGACTGCCCATCCTGCCATACCCCGAGCGTGAGGCTGCCGGGCGAAGCGGCCCGCAGATGCGTCAATCCCGACTGTCCCGGGGTGCGGCTTCGGGGCATCGTCTATTTCGTGTCCAAGGCCGGCCTGGACATCGAGGGTGTGGGCGGCAGGTGGATCGAGATCCTGGTGGATCGCGGGCTGTTGCGGTCTCCGGCCGACCTGTTCACCCTGACCAGGGAGCAATTGCTCGAACTGCCGCGCATGAAGGAGACATTGGCCTCGAAGTTCGTGGCTTCCATCGCCAAGGCCAGGGACACGGCCACCCTGGAAAGGTGCATCGCCGCCCTGGGCATTCCGCTGGTGGGATCGCGCACGGCCCGCACCCTGGCCGGCCGCTACCGGGACCTGGGGGCGCTTTCCGAGGCCGGGGAGGAGGAATTGACGGAACTTTCGGACATCGGGCCGGAGGTGGCCCGGTCCATCCGGGAGTTCTTCACAACCCCCGAAAACCAGGAACTGCTGAACCGTTTCCGGGAGATCGGGTTGTGGCCGAGAGGCGAGCCGAAAAAGGCCACGACCCAGGCCGGGCATCTGGCCGGAAAACGGTTCCTTTTTACCGGGGAACTGCCGGGCATGCCCCGGCACGAGGCCCAGGCGCTGCTTGAGGCCGCCGGCGGGATCGTGGTGTCGGCCGTCTCCAAAAAGCTCGATTATCTGGTGGCCGGCGACAAGCCCGGCTCCAAGCTGCAAAAGGCCAGGGACCTGGGGGTAACGGTCATCGGCCCCGGGGAATTTGTGGACCTGCTGCGTCCCCGCCGGGGAGGGAACGTCTCGGTCCAGGCCAGCCTTTTTTGA
- the dapB gene encoding 4-hydroxy-tetrahydrodipicolinate reductase, with protein sequence MSVCDVVIMGARGRMGSTLINLIRAGQDYRLVAVVERPGNEEGLSALGCLVDTDLSRVLPKVPGAVVIDFTSPACSVAVATAAAAHGNPVVIGTTGLSPDQTAVLERVAVTGRVFWAPNMSVGINVLLSVLPDLVRKLGPAYNLEIMEIHHNKKADSPSGTAIKLGQCLARAAGRDFEAAKTCCREGIIGPRTVEEIGIQALRGGDVVGDHTVYFFGPGERIEVTHRAQSRDTLARGALRAAAWLPGQAPGRLYGMPDMLG encoded by the coding sequence ATGAGCGTATGCGATGTGGTCATCATGGGCGCCCGGGGCAGGATGGGGTCGACACTGATCAATCTGATCCGGGCAGGTCAGGACTACCGCCTGGTGGCCGTGGTCGAGCGTCCGGGAAACGAGGAGGGACTTTCGGCCCTGGGCTGTCTGGTGGACACCGACCTGTCCCGGGTGCTGCCCAAGGTTCCGGGGGCGGTGGTCATCGATTTCACCTCACCGGCCTGTTCCGTGGCCGTGGCCACCGCCGCCGCCGCGCACGGCAACCCGGTGGTCATCGGCACCACGGGTCTTTCCCCGGATCAGACCGCCGTTCTGGAACGAGTCGCGGTCACGGGCCGGGTCTTCTGGGCCCCGAACATGAGCGTGGGGATCAATGTCCTGTTGTCCGTGCTGCCTGATCTGGTCCGCAAGCTCGGCCCGGCGTACAATCTGGAGATCATGGAGATCCACCACAACAAAAAGGCCGATTCTCCCAGCGGCACGGCCATAAAGCTCGGCCAGTGCCTGGCCCGGGCGGCCGGACGGGATTTCGAGGCGGCCAAGACCTGCTGCCGGGAGGGAATCATCGGCCCGCGCACTGTGGAGGAGATCGGCATCCAGGCCCTGCGTGGCGGGGACGTGGTGGGGGACCACACGGTCTATTTTTTCGGCCCGGGCGAACGCATCGAGGTCACCCACCGGGCCCAGTCCCGGGATACCTTGGCCAGGGGAGCGCTTCGGGCCGCGGCCTGGCTTCCAGGGCAGGCCCCGGGGCGGCTCTACGGCATGCCGGACATGCTTGGTTAG
- a CDS encoding ATP-binding protein produces MKSERHFPLSLSELEHLCGAALCAVDPAGTIILAGPRAEGLLGSAPGALSGTPFPGRVKDGTILAVPGTAPVRVLPFRENGREILLAALPPSPDAATEAEMIKAREATTAAEAAKSVFLTNMSHELRTPMIGILGMTELTLATSLNRKQREYLEMVRHSATSLLEIINDILDSARISSGRLKLAEAAFNLRETVENAITVFTPLAEQKGLMLTARIDEAVPRIIVGDSVRLRQILVNLVGNAVKFTDRGLVEVEVSLVEDHVTEKKAVRLLFAVRDTGIGIPAGKLDAIFESFTQADPSATRKYRGAGLGLSIFKELVAMMGGHIQVESEEGKGSVFSFCVESRLPQEKAPADSVEEGRQPAREDVLPPLTILLAEDNPVNQMFIRELLEQNGHTVITAHTGLRAVKVLEKSRVDAVLMDIQMPEMDGMEATRIIRHAEGGDIDPDVPIIALTAHAHKGDRETFLRAGMDDYLQKPVGLPEISASLLRVLARKGRLDAVPDQDDPEILDYAWLLEKARGNAAFVLKLFSAFVEEKPSMLGDMRQALATGDLDRLAFLAHSLKGAAATMGANTLSATARVLDTAARAGDQAMSAQALREVEKAQVDVLRRMKAKLARHSDPAPVA; encoded by the coding sequence ATGAAATCCGAAAGACACTTCCCCCTGTCGCTCTCCGAACTGGAGCACCTGTGCGGGGCGGCCCTGTGCGCCGTGGACCCGGCTGGGACCATCATTCTGGCCGGTCCCCGGGCCGAGGGGCTTTTGGGAAGCGCGCCAGGGGCCTTAAGCGGCACGCCCTTTCCCGGCCGGGTGAAAGACGGAACCATTCTCGCCGTGCCCGGCACGGCCCCCGTGCGCGTCCTTCCCTTCAGGGAGAACGGTCGGGAGATCCTCTTGGCGGCCCTGCCCCCCTCCCCGGACGCCGCGACCGAGGCGGAAATGATCAAGGCCCGTGAGGCCACCACGGCCGCCGAGGCGGCCAAGAGCGTCTTTTTGACCAACATGAGCCATGAGTTGCGCACGCCCATGATCGGCATCCTGGGCATGACCGAACTCACCCTGGCCACCTCTTTGAATCGCAAGCAACGGGAATATCTGGAGATGGTCCGACATTCGGCCACGTCGCTTCTGGAAATCATAAACGACATCCTCGACAGCGCCCGAATCAGCTCCGGAAGGCTCAAGCTGGCCGAGGCGGCCTTCAATCTGCGCGAAACCGTGGAGAACGCCATCACCGTGTTCACGCCCCTGGCCGAGCAAAAAGGACTGATGCTCACGGCCCGCATCGACGAGGCCGTGCCCCGGATCATTGTGGGGGACTCCGTCAGGTTGCGCCAGATTCTCGTGAATCTGGTGGGGAACGCGGTCAAATTCACGGACAGGGGATTGGTCGAGGTGGAGGTCTCCCTGGTCGAGGACCACGTCACGGAAAAAAAGGCCGTCAGGCTCCTGTTCGCCGTGCGCGACACGGGCATCGGCATCCCCGCCGGCAAACTCGACGCCATCTTTGAAAGCTTCACCCAGGCCGATCCCTCGGCCACCCGCAAATATCGCGGGGCGGGCCTTGGCCTGTCCATCTTCAAGGAACTGGTCGCCATGATGGGCGGCCATATCCAGGTGGAAAGCGAGGAAGGCAAGGGCAGCGTCTTTTCCTTTTGCGTGGAGTCGCGTTTGCCCCAGGAAAAAGCCCCGGCCGATTCCGTCGAGGAGGGCCGTCAGCCCGCCCGGGAAGACGTCCTGCCGCCCCTGACCATCCTTTTGGCCGAGGACAACCCGGTCAACCAGATGTTCATCCGGGAGCTTCTGGAACAGAACGGACATACGGTCATTACCGCCCATACCGGGCTTCGGGCGGTCAAGGTCCTGGAAAAAAGCCGTGTCGACGCCGTGCTTATGGACATCCAGATGCCGGAGATGGACGGCATGGAGGCCACCCGGATCATCCGGCATGCCGAGGGCGGCGACATCGACCCGGACGTGCCCATCATCGCCCTGACCGCCCACGCCCACAAGGGCGACCGGGAGACCTTCCTTCGGGCCGGCATGGACGACTACCTACAAAAACCCGTGGGCCTGCCGGAAATCTCGGCCTCACTGCTGCGGGTGTTGGCCCGCAAGGGCCGCCTGGACGCCGTCCCGGACCAGGACGATCCCGAGATACTGGACTACGCCTGGCTTCTGGAAAAGGCCCGGGGCAACGCGGCCTTCGTGCTCAAACTGTTTTCCGCCTTCGTCGAGGAAAAACCCAGTATGCTCGGGGACATGCGCCAGGCCCTGGCCACAGGGGACCTGGACCGGCTGGCATTTCTGGCCCATTCCCTCAAGGGAGCGGCCGCGACCATGGGAGCCAACACCCTAAGCGCCACGGCCAGGGTCCTGGACACGGCCGCCCGCGCGGGCGACCAGGCCATGTCGGCCCAGGCCCTGCGTGAGGTCGAAAAGGCCCAGGTGGACGTGCTCAGGCGCATGAAGGCCAAGCTGGCCAGGCACTCCGATCCGGCCCCGGTCGCCTGA